One stretch of Amycolatopsis sp. NBC_00345 DNA includes these proteins:
- a CDS encoding DUF4333 domain-containing protein, with protein MSTPYGGNDPQQQPPYGQQPQYGQQPGGAYPPSGPQEQPYNPQQYGQQPPQQQPYDPSQPTQWVQPSPQQPQYGQQPGGYTPPQQNQWGQQPPPQQYGQPYDPNQPQYGQQPGGYPQSGPQEQPQYGQPQSGPQAQPQYGQQQPQGQYDYGQPGAAPGAGEKEPGGSKKGLFIGIGALVVVVAVVAILGFVAPGFFRTEVFNNTQMQTDVAKLLTDTYKIDGVTGVTCPAEQKVADGAKFECTATISGKPQQIPITVKGTDGNYEVSPPTSQ; from the coding sequence ATGAGCACGCCGTATGGCGGCAACGACCCGCAGCAGCAGCCCCCTTACGGGCAGCAGCCGCAGTACGGGCAGCAGCCGGGCGGCGCTTACCCGCCGAGCGGGCCGCAGGAGCAGCCCTACAACCCGCAGCAGTACGGGCAGCAGCCACCCCAGCAGCAGCCCTACGACCCGTCGCAGCCCACCCAGTGGGTCCAGCCGTCACCCCAGCAGCCCCAGTACGGCCAGCAGCCCGGCGGCTACACCCCGCCGCAGCAGAACCAGTGGGGCCAGCAGCCGCCACCGCAGCAGTACGGGCAGCCCTACGACCCGAACCAGCCCCAGTACGGGCAGCAGCCCGGCGGCTACCCGCAGAGCGGGCCGCAGGAACAACCCCAGTACGGCCAGCCGCAGAGCGGTCCCCAGGCCCAGCCGCAGTACGGGCAGCAGCAGCCGCAGGGCCAGTACGACTACGGCCAGCCCGGAGCCGCGCCCGGGGCGGGGGAGAAGGAGCCGGGCGGCTCGAAGAAGGGCCTGTTCATCGGCATCGGCGCGCTGGTGGTCGTGGTCGCCGTGGTCGCGATCCTCGGCTTCGTCGCCCCCGGGTTCTTCCGGACCGAGGTCTTCAACAACACGCAGATGCAGACCGACGTGGCGAAGCTGCTCACCGACACGTACAAGATCGACGGCGTCACCGGGGTCACCTGCCCGGCCGAGCAGAAGGTGGCCGACGGCGCGAAGTTCGAGTGCACCGCCACCATCAGCGGCAAGCCGCAGCAGATCCCGATCACGGTCAAGGGCACCGACGGCAACTACGAGGTCTCACCGCCCACCTCGCAGTGA
- a CDS encoding DEAD/DEAH box helicase → MASSPSQSPAEAYAVSRRRGKHPQLTRFAGEVSFEFDDFQVRGCEALENGHGVLVCAPTGAGKTVVGEFAVHLALAEGRKCFYTTPIKALSNQKYADLVARYGADAVGLLTGDTSINGNAQVVVMTTEVLRNMLYAGSSAIPELGYVVMDEVHYLADRFRGAVWEEVILHLPEHVRVVGLSATVSNAEEFGEWLVEVRGDTTVVVDEHRPVPLWQHMQVGNQLLDLFAGQDEADPGAELRINPSLLRRTEEMGRFAGPSGFRGPRGGRRGAPQRGPRFRPPSRVDVVDRLDHAGLLPAIVFIFSRAGCDAAVTQCVRSGLRLNGPEQVDEVRRIVEERTKDLPEGDLGVLGYWEWREALERGIAGHHAGLLPAFKETVEELFVRGLVKVVFATETLALGINMPARTVVLERLVKYNGEAHVDLTPGEYTQLTGRAGRRGIDIEGHAVVSWQPGVDPKQVAGLASTRTYPLRSSFRPGYNMAVNLVAQVGSDAARDLLEQSFAQFQADRSVVGTARRIERNKEALKGYATAVTGDFEQTLEYVELRAKISAREKVLARQNTASRRAGTAESLEKLRKGDVIAVPAGRRAGLAVVVDPGLDPIREPRPVVVTEDRWSGPLSVADFPAPVEPLGHIRLPKHIELRSPRTRRDIASSLRNAGIALPGRQRRRGGADDDAELATLRRALRSHPCHGLAEREANLRWAERYQRLTEETAQLERKVAATTHSLARAFDRILALLGERGYLGPATAGDGEDRVTEHGQRLTRLYSESDLLAAECIRHDVWAGLGPAELAAVVSTLVFEARRDTAGEPRLPGGGVPEAWQETSRLWVELTEDERRHRLDRTREPDAGFAWPVYRWARGESLEKVLTAAETNGQELSAGDFVRWCRQVIDLLDQVRDVLGKADPVGATAAEAVRALRRGVVAAGAA, encoded by the coding sequence GTGGCCAGTAGCCCTTCTCAGTCCCCGGCCGAGGCCTATGCGGTCTCGCGGCGCCGCGGGAAGCACCCCCAGCTGACGCGGTTCGCCGGCGAGGTGTCCTTCGAGTTCGACGATTTCCAGGTCCGCGGGTGCGAGGCGCTGGAAAACGGCCACGGCGTGCTGGTCTGCGCGCCCACCGGCGCCGGCAAGACCGTGGTCGGCGAGTTCGCCGTGCACCTGGCGCTGGCCGAGGGCCGCAAGTGCTTCTACACAACGCCCATCAAGGCGCTGTCGAACCAGAAGTACGCCGACCTCGTCGCCCGGTACGGCGCCGACGCGGTCGGCCTGCTCACCGGCGACACCTCCATCAACGGCAATGCCCAGGTGGTCGTCATGACCACCGAGGTGCTGCGCAACATGCTCTACGCCGGCAGCTCCGCCATTCCCGAGCTCGGCTACGTCGTGATGGACGAGGTGCACTACCTCGCCGACCGGTTCCGCGGCGCCGTCTGGGAAGAGGTGATCCTGCACCTGCCCGAGCACGTGCGCGTGGTCGGGCTCTCCGCCACGGTCAGCAACGCCGAGGAGTTCGGCGAATGGCTGGTGGAGGTCCGCGGCGACACCACCGTCGTCGTCGACGAGCACCGGCCCGTGCCGCTGTGGCAGCACATGCAGGTCGGCAACCAGCTGCTCGACCTGTTCGCCGGCCAGGACGAGGCCGACCCCGGCGCCGAGCTGCGGATCAACCCCAGCCTGCTGCGCCGCACCGAGGAAATGGGCCGGTTCGCCGGCCCCAGCGGCTTCCGCGGGCCTCGCGGCGGACGGCGGGGCGCTCCCCAGCGCGGGCCCCGGTTCCGGCCGCCCTCCCGCGTGGACGTCGTCGACCGGCTCGACCACGCGGGGCTGCTGCCCGCGATCGTGTTCATCTTCTCCCGCGCCGGCTGCGACGCCGCCGTCACCCAGTGCGTCCGCTCCGGCCTGCGCCTCAACGGCCCCGAGCAGGTCGACGAGGTCCGCCGCATCGTCGAGGAGCGCACGAAGGACCTGCCCGAAGGCGACCTCGGCGTGCTCGGCTACTGGGAGTGGCGCGAGGCGCTGGAACGCGGCATCGCCGGGCACCACGCCGGACTGCTGCCCGCCTTCAAGGAGACCGTCGAAGAGCTGTTCGTCCGCGGCCTGGTGAAGGTCGTGTTCGCCACCGAAACGCTCGCGCTCGGCATCAACATGCCCGCCCGCACCGTCGTGCTCGAACGGCTGGTCAAGTACAACGGCGAGGCGCACGTCGACCTCACCCCCGGCGAGTACACCCAGCTCACCGGCCGCGCCGGGCGCCGCGGCATCGACATCGAGGGCCATGCCGTCGTGTCCTGGCAGCCCGGCGTCGACCCCAAGCAGGTCGCCGGCCTCGCCTCCACCCGCACGTACCCGCTGCGCTCCTCGTTCCGCCCCGGCTACAACATGGCCGTGAACCTGGTCGCGCAGGTCGGCTCCGACGCCGCCCGCGACCTGCTGGAACAGTCGTTCGCCCAGTTCCAGGCCGATCGCTCGGTCGTCGGCACCGCGCGCCGCATCGAGCGCAACAAAGAGGCCCTCAAGGGCTACGCGACCGCCGTCACCGGCGACTTCGAGCAGACGCTGGAGTACGTCGAGCTGCGCGCCAAGATCTCCGCCCGCGAGAAGGTGCTGGCCCGGCAGAACACCGCGTCCCGGCGCGCGGGCACCGCGGAATCGCTGGAGAAGCTGCGCAAGGGCGACGTGATCGCGGTCCCGGCCGGCCGCCGCGCCGGGCTCGCCGTGGTCGTCGACCCCGGGCTCGACCCGATCCGCGAGCCGCGGCCCGTGGTCGTCACCGAAGACCGCTGGTCCGGCCCGCTGTCGGTGGCCGACTTCCCGGCGCCGGTCGAACCACTCGGCCATATCCGGCTGCCCAAGCACATCGAGCTGCGCTCGCCGCGGACCCGCCGCGACATCGCGTCGTCCCTGCGCAACGCCGGGATCGCGCTGCCCGGCCGTCAGCGCCGCCGCGGCGGGGCCGACGACGACGCCGAGCTGGCCACACTGCGCCGCGCCCTGCGTTCACACCCCTGCCACGGACTGGCCGAGCGGGAGGCGAACCTGCGCTGGGCCGAGCGCTACCAGCGGCTCACCGAGGAGACCGCGCAGCTGGAACGCAAGGTCGCCGCGACCACCCACTCGCTCGCGCGGGCGTTCGACCGGATCCTCGCGCTGCTCGGCGAGCGCGGTTACCTCGGCCCGGCGACGGCGGGCGACGGCGAGGACCGCGTCACCGAGCACGGGCAGCGGCTCACCCGGCTCTACAGCGAGTCCGACCTGCTGGCCGCCGAGTGCATCCGCCACGACGTGTGGGCCGGCCTCGGCCCGGCCGAGCTGGCCGCCGTGGTCTCGACGCTGGTGTTCGAAGCCCGCCGAGACACCGCGGGGGAGCCGCGGCTGCCCGGCGGCGGCGTGCCCGAGGCCTGGCAGGAGACCTCCCGGCTGTGGGTCGAGCTGACCGAGGACGAGCGCCGCCACCGCCTCGACCGCACCCGCGAGCCCGACGCCGGGTTCGCCTGGCCGGTCTACCGGTGGGCGCGCGGCGAATCGCTGGAGAAGGTGCTCACCGCCGCGGAGACCAACGGGCAGGAGCTGTCCGCAGGCGACTTCGTCCGCTGGTGCCGCCAGGTGATCGACCTGCTCGACCAGGTCCGTGACGTGCTGGGCAAGGCCGACCCGGTCGGCGCGACCGCGGCGGAGGCCGTCCGCGCGCTGCGCCGCGGCGTCGTCGCGGCCGGGGCCGCGTGA
- a CDS encoding diacylglycerol/lipid kinase family protein has product MGLHAALAVHPASGHGAAARIAGTVADRLRPCVDRLDVLVANTVEESRALMRASHDAGLDVLIVLGGDGAAHQGVQFCAENDVALGLVPSGTGNDFARALGSPPDAESAVTALVAALEQGTRRRMDLGRTGDGTWFATVLCSGFDASVNARANRLRWPSGPHRYDVAILAELAAFRPSPLTLTADGTALDLDATLVAIGNTPFYGGGVPICPAATPDDGLFDVTVIGAATRLQLLRLLPGLRTGGHVAHPAVRTLRARELTLTGPDWPAYADGESQGTAPFTVTCVPDALTVVA; this is encoded by the coding sequence ATGGGCCTGCACGCGGCGCTGGCCGTGCACCCCGCCTCCGGGCACGGCGCCGCCGCCCGCATCGCGGGCACCGTCGCTGACCGGCTACGGCCCTGCGTCGACCGCCTCGACGTACTGGTGGCCAACACCGTCGAGGAGTCCCGCGCCCTGATGCGCGCCTCGCACGACGCGGGCCTCGACGTGCTGATCGTCCTCGGCGGCGACGGCGCCGCCCACCAGGGCGTGCAGTTCTGCGCCGAGAACGACGTCGCCCTCGGCCTCGTCCCCTCCGGCACCGGCAACGACTTCGCCCGCGCGCTCGGCAGCCCGCCGGACGCGGAATCCGCCGTCACCGCCCTCGTCGCGGCGCTGGAACAGGGCACCCGCCGCCGCATGGACCTCGGCCGCACCGGCGACGGCACCTGGTTCGCCACCGTGCTCTGCTCCGGCTTCGACGCCAGCGTCAACGCCCGCGCCAACCGGCTCCGCTGGCCGTCCGGCCCCCACCGCTACGACGTCGCGATCCTCGCCGAGCTGGCCGCGTTCCGCCCCAGCCCGCTCACCCTGACCGCCGACGGCACCGCCCTCGACCTCGACGCCACCCTGGTCGCGATCGGCAACACCCCGTTCTACGGCGGCGGCGTCCCCATCTGCCCCGCCGCCACCCCGGACGACGGCCTCTTCGACGTCACCGTCATCGGCGCCGCCACCCGCCTCCAGCTCCTGCGCCTGCTCCCCGGACTGCGCACCGGCGGCCACGTCGCCCACCCCGCCGTCCGCACCCTGCGCGCCCGCGAACTCACCCTCACCGGCCCCGACTGGCCCGCCTACGCCGACGGCGAATCCCAGGGCACAGCGCCGTTCACGGTCACCTGCGTGCCCGACGCGCTGACCGTCGTCGCCTGA
- the tatC gene encoding twin-arginine translocase subunit TatC, with the protein MAEAVNGNGSRSNRRRRSRRVNPDGTMTLIEHIYEFRRRLGFALLFVVIGGIFGWIWFEQHLGPIPSLGNIMTQPYCAIPPSQRFGSDHGGCKLLQTVPFEIFMVRLKVGVAAGAVLLSPFWLYQFWAFIAPGLYSKERKYALTFVAFASVLFAAGAVLAYYLVPHALALLAGFGQEQFVTALTADKYISFILSLLLIFGVSFELPLLVVMLNRVGVVKYQQLKKWRRGLVFALFVFAAFATPGSDPFSMLGLAGALTVLFEISIQIARFHDRKRDKVRADEGWDKLADDEAAPFDYTPSTADDGPVASGGGNRTDDIT; encoded by the coding sequence GTGGCGGAAGCCGTCAACGGCAACGGCAGCCGGAGCAACCGTCGGCGCCGCAGCCGGCGGGTCAACCCCGACGGCACGATGACGCTCATCGAGCACATCTACGAGTTCCGCCGCAGGCTCGGCTTCGCCCTGCTGTTCGTCGTCATCGGCGGCATCTTCGGCTGGATCTGGTTCGAGCAGCACCTCGGCCCGATCCCGTCGCTCGGCAACATCATGACCCAGCCGTACTGCGCCATCCCGCCCTCGCAGCGGTTCGGCAGTGACCATGGCGGCTGCAAGCTGCTGCAGACCGTTCCGTTCGAGATCTTCATGGTCCGCCTGAAGGTCGGTGTCGCCGCGGGCGCCGTGCTGCTCTCGCCGTTCTGGCTGTACCAGTTCTGGGCGTTCATCGCCCCGGGCCTGTACTCCAAGGAGCGCAAGTACGCGCTGACCTTCGTCGCGTTCGCCTCTGTCCTGTTCGCCGCCGGCGCCGTGCTCGCCTACTACCTCGTGCCGCACGCGCTGGCCCTGCTCGCCGGCTTCGGCCAGGAGCAGTTCGTCACCGCGCTCACCGCGGACAAGTACATCTCGTTCATCCTGTCGCTGTTGTTGATCTTCGGCGTCAGCTTCGAGCTGCCCCTGCTCGTGGTGATGCTCAACCGCGTCGGCGTGGTCAAGTACCAGCAGCTGAAGAAATGGCGACGCGGGCTGGTGTTCGCGCTGTTCGTCTTCGCCGCGTTCGCCACCCCCGGCTCGGACCCGTTCTCCATGCTCGGCCTGGCCGGCGCGCTGACGGTGCTGTTCGAGATCTCCATCCAGATCGCGCGGTTCCACGACCGCAAGCGCGACAAGGTCCGTGCGGACGAGGGCTGGGACAAGCTGGCCGACGACGAGGCCGCGCCGTTCGACTACACCCCGAGCACCGCCGACGACGGACCCGTCGCCAGCGGTGGCGGCAACCGCACCGACGACATCACCTGA
- the tatA gene encoding Sec-independent protein translocase subunit TatA, translated as MNALQPWHIIVLVLLVVLLFGAKRLPDTARAIGKSMKIFKAETKDLSGEKNADDAEPVETKQIPPATAASTTPVAAAGVTSAQDQQVADLQRQLDELKKQQVADQPQKNAS; from the coding sequence ATGAACGCGCTGCAGCCGTGGCACATCATCGTCCTGGTGCTACTCGTGGTTCTGCTGTTCGGTGCCAAGAGGCTTCCGGACACGGCCCGCGCCATCGGCAAGTCCATGAAGATCTTCAAGGCCGAGACCAAGGACCTGTCCGGCGAGAAGAACGCCGACGACGCCGAGCCGGTCGAGACCAAGCAGATCCCGCCTGCCACCGCCGCGAGCACCACGCCGGTCGCCGCCGCCGGCGTCACCTCGGCCCAGGACCAGCAGGTCGCCGACCTCCAGCGCCAGCTCGACGAGCTGAAGAAGCAGCAGGTCGCCGACCAGCCGCAGAAAAACGCCAGCTGA
- a CDS encoding bacteriophage holin, protein MPYLPTVVLLAAGLLVLIVLLVRTLRVLRGFRRTMSMVATNTQDRTGLLRARSAALRVAVAQRREAPENQ, encoded by the coding sequence GTGCCGTACCTGCCCACCGTCGTGCTCCTCGCGGCGGGTCTTCTTGTCCTGATTGTCCTGCTTGTGCGGACGCTCAGGGTCTTGCGCGGTTTCCGTCGCACCATGAGCATGGTGGCTACGAACACCCAGGACCGGACTGGACTGCTCCGCGCCCGCTCCGCCGCACTTCGCGTGGCTGTGGCGCAGCGCCGCGAGGCACCGGAAAACCAGTAA
- a CDS encoding helix-turn-helix transcriptional regulator, whose amino-acid sequence MSSSTERMPRLLALVPYLLARPGIRVDEAAQDFDVTPKQLRKDLELLWMCGLPGYGPGDLIDLSFEGDTIVVTHDAGMNRPLRLTGSEATALLVALRALAETPGVVDADAVRRSIAKIEVAAGQAQPAGVVVGGGVREGKRTAETREAVAGALQAGRALRIRYYTASKDQVTERTVDPMRLLIVQAVGYLEAWCRRVEGVRLFRLDRIDELTVLDEPAAPPAHAQPTDLSDGLFSPRPDQQEAELVLGPDARWVAEYYPCQELAELDGGRLRIRMRYADESWMVRLVLSLAGDALVESPAALGDAVRRRAADAVARARHLPSTYDR is encoded by the coding sequence ATGAGCAGCTCCACCGAGCGCATGCCCCGGCTGCTCGCGCTCGTGCCCTACCTGCTGGCCCGGCCCGGCATCCGGGTCGACGAGGCCGCGCAGGACTTCGACGTCACGCCCAAGCAGCTGCGCAAGGACCTCGAGCTGCTCTGGATGTGCGGGCTGCCCGGCTACGGCCCCGGCGACCTGATCGACCTGTCCTTCGAAGGCGACACCATCGTCGTCACCCACGACGCCGGCATGAACCGGCCGCTGCGGCTGACCGGCAGCGAGGCCACCGCCCTGCTGGTCGCGCTCCGCGCGCTGGCGGAAACGCCCGGAGTGGTCGACGCCGACGCCGTGCGCCGCTCCATCGCCAAGATCGAGGTCGCCGCCGGCCAGGCCCAGCCCGCCGGCGTGGTCGTCGGCGGCGGGGTCCGCGAGGGCAAGCGCACCGCCGAGACCCGCGAGGCCGTCGCGGGCGCCCTGCAGGCCGGGCGCGCCCTGCGGATCCGCTACTACACCGCGTCCAAGGACCAGGTCACCGAGCGCACCGTGGACCCGATGCGGCTGCTCATCGTGCAGGCCGTCGGCTACCTCGAAGCCTGGTGCCGCCGCGTCGAGGGCGTCCGGCTCTTCCGCCTGGACCGGATCGACGAGCTGACCGTGCTCGACGAGCCCGCCGCGCCGCCCGCGCACGCCCAGCCCACCGACCTGTCCGACGGCCTGTTCTCCCCGCGCCCGGACCAGCAGGAGGCCGAGCTGGTCCTCGGCCCGGACGCCCGCTGGGTCGCCGAGTACTACCCGTGCCAGGAGCTGGCCGAGCTGGACGGCGGCCGGCTGCGGATCCGGATGCGCTACGCCGACGAGTCCTGGATGGTCCGGCTGGTCCTCAGCCTCGCCGGGGACGCGCTGGTGGAGAGCCCCGCCGCCCTCGGTGACGCGGTCCGTCGGCGCGCGGCCGACGCAGTGGCCCGAGCCCGTCACCTACCGTCAACCTACGACCGTTAA
- a CDS encoding helix-turn-helix transcriptional regulator, protein MSTARAERLVNLVLALLSTRQYLTAERIRGIVPGYTDAASDEAFFRTFERDKTELRELGIPLETGRNSAFDAVEGYRIARRDYELGEIDLAPDEAAAVGLAVRLWDSPELTGQAQGALVKLRAAGVEVDDQAPTVIEPRVRAEPAFGPLLAAVQNGRAVRFEYRRVGSPERIMRTLEPWGVVSWRARWYVVGHDRDRGATRCFRLSRVTGQVTAVGPAGAVTRPEGVNLLQLVSVTGSSEEASPVTTARLWVADGRAAGVRRRGEVVGRETVGGEAGDLVEIGLNFPESAADWIAAQGPDVLVLEPDVLAKAVQHRLEDVLARTAAGSGR, encoded by the coding sequence GTGTCCACCGCACGCGCCGAACGGCTGGTCAACCTCGTGCTCGCCCTGCTCTCCACCCGGCAGTACCTCACTGCCGAGCGGATCCGCGGGATCGTGCCCGGGTACACCGACGCGGCCAGCGACGAGGCGTTCTTCCGCACCTTCGAACGCGACAAGACCGAGCTGCGCGAGCTCGGCATCCCGCTGGAGACCGGCCGCAACTCCGCCTTCGACGCCGTCGAGGGCTACCGCATCGCCCGCCGCGACTACGAGCTCGGCGAGATCGACCTGGCCCCCGACGAGGCCGCGGCCGTCGGCCTCGCCGTGCGGCTCTGGGACTCGCCCGAGCTGACCGGCCAGGCCCAGGGCGCGCTGGTCAAGCTGCGCGCGGCCGGCGTCGAGGTGGACGACCAGGCCCCCACCGTGATCGAGCCGCGGGTACGCGCCGAGCCGGCGTTCGGGCCGCTGCTCGCCGCCGTCCAGAACGGCCGCGCCGTCCGCTTCGAGTACCGGCGCGTCGGCTCGCCGGAGCGGATCATGCGCACCCTCGAACCGTGGGGCGTGGTGTCCTGGCGCGCCCGCTGGTACGTCGTCGGGCACGACCGCGACCGCGGCGCCACCCGCTGCTTCCGGCTCTCCCGCGTCACCGGCCAGGTCACCGCGGTCGGCCCGGCCGGCGCGGTCACCCGGCCCGAAGGCGTCAACCTGCTGCAGCTGGTGTCGGTCACCGGCAGCAGCGAAGAGGCCTCGCCCGTGACCACCGCCCGGCTCTGGGTCGCCGACGGCCGCGCGGCCGGGGTCCGCCGCCGCGGCGAGGTCGTCGGGCGCGAAACCGTCGGCGGGGAAGCGGGCGACCTGGTCGAGATCGGCCTGAACTTCCCCGAGTCCGCCGCCGACTGGATCGCCGCCCAGGGCCCCGACGTGCTGGTGCTGGAGCCCGACGTGCTCGCGAAGGCCGTGCAGCACCGGCTCGAGGACGTCCTCGCCCGCACCGCCGCGGGGAGCGGCCGATGA
- a CDS encoding SDR family oxidoreductase, whose translation MTERVLLVTGASRGIGEATARRAAGAGFRVALVARRQESVAGLAAELGEDRALALGADVADWAAVSGAVEETVRRFGRLDAAFANAGIGMGVSFFGDGGTDPEQWRDMVLTNVYGAALTARATLPALAGSGGHLVLTGSVAGRYIRKGSLYSATKWAVTGMAGAIREEAVGTGVRVTLVQPGVTDTDILDSELRKKPKLEPDDVARAVLYALDQPPTVDVNEIMVRPTGQER comes from the coding sequence ATGACTGAACGTGTGCTTCTGGTGACCGGGGCGTCCCGGGGAATCGGCGAGGCGACGGCGCGGCGGGCGGCCGGGGCGGGCTTCCGCGTGGCGCTGGTGGCCCGCAGGCAGGAGTCCGTCGCCGGGCTCGCCGCCGAGCTGGGCGAGGACCGGGCGCTCGCGCTGGGCGCCGACGTCGCCGACTGGGCGGCCGTGTCCGGCGCGGTCGAGGAGACGGTGCGGCGGTTCGGCCGGCTCGACGCCGCGTTCGCCAACGCGGGCATCGGCATGGGTGTGTCGTTCTTCGGCGACGGCGGCACCGATCCCGAGCAGTGGCGGGACATGGTGCTGACCAACGTCTACGGCGCCGCGCTGACCGCCCGCGCCACACTCCCCGCGCTGGCCGGTTCGGGCGGGCACCTGGTCCTCACCGGCTCGGTCGCCGGCCGCTACATCCGCAAGGGAAGCCTGTATTCGGCGACGAAGTGGGCGGTGACCGGGATGGCCGGGGCGATCCGCGAGGAGGCGGTCGGCACCGGCGTGCGGGTCACGCTCGTGCAGCCCGGCGTCACCGACACCGACATCCTCGACAGCGAGCTGCGCAAGAAGCCGAAGCTGGAGCCGGACGACGTCGCCCGCGCCGTGCTGTACGCGCTGGACCAGCCGCCGACGGTGGACGTCAACGAGATCATGGTCCGCCCGACCGGGCAGGAGCGTTAG
- a CDS encoding WD40/YVTN/BNR-like repeat-containing protein produces the protein MRAVLVLLGVVLPLLAPVTASAASSAGRLPSWQLKATGVTAQFRGLSAVSDRVAWASGTQGTVLRTVDGGRSWLSVGPPGTGTLEFRDIEAFDADHAVTLSIGPGSDSRVYRTDDGGRHWRQTFQNPDAKAFYDCLAFFDPWRGLAMSDPVDGRFRMQATSDGGRSWHQIPDAAFPPALPGEAGFAASGQCVTTSGPADAWLATGGGPQARVLHSGDGGRHWTAATTPLPSSASAGVFALAFRTPWQGVAIGGDFANPTAPGPAVALSGDRGRTWRTPPQYPAGYRSGLAWLGGTVLAVGPGGSDLSPDGGRHWTSFDTGSFDTVDCTAFGSCWASGVQGRVARLGR, from the coding sequence GTGCGTGCGGTGCTCGTCCTGCTCGGTGTGGTCCTTCCGCTGCTGGCCCCGGTGACGGCGTCGGCGGCGTCGTCAGCGGGGCGGCTGCCGTCGTGGCAGCTCAAGGCGACCGGGGTGACCGCGCAGTTCCGCGGCCTGTCGGCGGTGAGCGACCGCGTCGCGTGGGCCAGCGGGACACAGGGGACCGTGCTCCGGACTGTCGACGGCGGGCGCAGCTGGTTGTCCGTCGGCCCGCCCGGGACCGGCACGCTGGAATTCCGCGACATCGAGGCGTTCGACGCCGACCACGCCGTGACCCTGTCGATCGGGCCCGGCTCGGACTCCCGCGTCTACCGGACCGACGACGGCGGACGGCACTGGCGCCAGACGTTCCAGAACCCCGACGCGAAAGCCTTCTACGACTGCCTGGCCTTTTTCGACCCGTGGCGCGGCCTCGCGATGAGCGACCCCGTCGACGGCCGATTCCGGATGCAGGCCACCTCCGACGGCGGCCGCAGCTGGCACCAGATCCCCGACGCCGCGTTCCCGCCCGCGCTGCCCGGCGAGGCCGGCTTCGCCGCCAGCGGCCAGTGCGTCACCACCTCCGGCCCGGCCGACGCCTGGCTCGCCACCGGCGGCGGCCCGCAGGCCCGGGTCCTGCACTCCGGCGACGGCGGACGGCACTGGACCGCCGCCACCACCCCGCTGCCCAGCAGCGCCTCCGCCGGCGTCTTCGCCCTCGCGTTCCGCACGCCGTGGCAGGGCGTCGCCATCGGCGGCGACTTCGCGAACCCCACCGCGCCCGGGCCGGCGGTGGCCTTGAGCGGCGACCGCGGCCGCACCTGGCGCACCCCGCCGCAGTACCCGGCCGGCTACCGCTCCGGGCTGGCCTGGCTCGGCGGCACGGTGCTCGCCGTCGGCCCCGGCGGCAGCGACCTCAGCCCCGACGGCGGACGGCACTGGACCTCCTTCGACACCGGCAGCTTCGACACGGTCGACTGCACCGCGTTCGGCAGCTGCTGGGCCAGCGGCGTCCAGGGCCGCGTCGCCCGGCTCGGCCGTTAG